A single region of the Epinephelus moara isolate mb chromosome 16, YSFRI_EMoa_1.0, whole genome shotgun sequence genome encodes:
- the prpf6 gene encoding pre-mRNA-processing factor 6, protein MASNSKQPPKIVSKSSAGGAGAAGVGGGPPIMPLASPLMGKKKKPFLGMPAPLGYVPGLGRGATGFTTRSDIGPARDANDPVDDRHAPPGKRTVGDQMKKNQDDDDEDLNDTNYDEFNGYAGSLFSSGPYEKDDEEADAIYAALDKRMDERRKERRELREKEEIEKYRMERPKIQQQFSDLKRKLAEVSEEEWLSIPEVGDARNKRQRNPRYEKLTPVPDSFFSKHLQSGENHTTVDPLQGLGGLNTPYPGSMTPGTGELDMRKIGQARNTLMDMRLSQVSDSVSGQTVVDPKGYLTDLNSMIPTHGGDISDIKKARLLLKSVRETNPHHPPAWIASARLEEVTGKLQVARNLIMKGTEMCPKSEDVWLEAARLQPGDTAKAVVAQAVRHLPQSVRIYIRAAELETDIRAKKRVLRKALENVSKSVRLWKTAVELEEPEDARIMLSRAVECCPTSVELWLALARLETYENARRVLNKARENIPTDRHIWITAAKLEEANGNTQMVDKIIDRAITSLRANGVEINREQWIQDAEECDKAGSVATCQAVIRAVIGIGIEEEDRKHTWMEDADSCVAHGALECARAIYAHALQVFPSKKSVWLRAAYFEKNNGTRESLEALLQRAVAHCPKAEVLWLMGAKSKWLAEDVPAARSILALAFQANPNSEEIWLAAVKLESENNEYERARRLLAKARSSAPTARVFMKSVKLEWVLGNIEAAQELCTEALKHYEDFPKLWMMRGQIEEQCENMDKAREAYNQGLKKCPHSVALWLLLARLEERVGQLTRARAILEKARLKNPQSPELWLESVRLEFRAGLKNISNTLMAKALQECPNSGILWAEAVFLEARPQRKTKSVDALKKCEHDPHVLLAVAKLFWSERKITKAREWFLRTVKIEPDLGDAWALFYKFELQHGTEEQQEEVRKRCENAEPRHGELWCAESKHVLNWQKKTGEILAGVASKIKNTF, encoded by the exons ATGGCCAGCAATTCAAAACAACCACCGAAAATTGTCTCCAAATCATCTGCGGGAGGCGCCGGGGCGGCGGGGGTCGGCGGTGGCCCCCCGATAATGCCCCTCGCCTCTCCGCTCATGGGGAAAAAGAAGAAGCCGTTTCTGGGGATGCCCGCACCGCTAGGCTACGTCCCCGGTCTGGGCAGAGG TGCAACTGGTTTCACCACTCGATCTGATATCGGTCCTGCTCGTGATGCCAATGATCCAGTGGATGACCGACATGCCCCTCCAGGGAAAAGGACAGTTGGGGACCAGATGAAAAAGAaccaggatgatgatgatgaagatttGAACGACACGAACTATGACGAG TTCAATGGTTACGCAGGTAGCTTGTTCTCCAGCGGGCCCTATGAGAAAGATGACGAAGAAGCAGATGCTATATATGCAGCATTGGACAAGAGGATGGATGAAAGACGGAAAGAAAGAAG GGAActgagagaaaaggaggagatagaGAAATACCGTATGGAGCGACCCAAAATCCAGCAGCAATTTTCAGATCTAAAG AGGAAGTTGGCAGAGGTGTCCGAGGAGGAGTGGCTGAGCATCCCTGAGGTGGGAGATGCCAGAAATAAGCGCCAGAGAAATCCCCGCTATGAGAAGCTCACCCCCGTCCCCGACAGCTTCTTCTCCAAACACCTGCAGAGCGGAGAGAACCACACCACTGTTGACCCTCTGCAAGGG CTGGGAGGTCTGAACACACCTTACCCAGGAAGCATGACACCAGGGACAGGAGAGCTGGACATGAGGAAAATCGGCCAGGCCAGAAACACACTCATGGATATGAGGCTCAGCCAG GTGTCTGACTCAGTGAGCGGACAGACAGTGGTGGATCCTAAGGGTTACCTGACAGATCTCAACTCCATGATCCCCACACATGGAGGAGACATCAG TGACATCAAGAAGGCTCGTCTGCTTCTTAAATCGGTGAGGGAGACCAATCCTCATCACCCGCCTGCTTGGATTGCTTCTGCCAGGCTGGAGGAGGTGACGGGCAAACTGCAGGTGGCCAGGAACCTGATCATGAAAGGCACAGAGATGTGTCCTAAG AGTGAGGATGTGTGGCTGGAGGCAGCCAGACTCCAGCCCGGCGACACAGCCAAAGCTGTGGTAGCCCAGGCTGTCCGCCACTTGCCGCAGTCCGTCCGCATCTacatcagagctgcagagctggagACAGACATCAGGGCCAAGAAAAGAGTCCTCAGGAAGG CCCTGGAGAATGTGTCCAAGTCAGTGCGATTGTGGAAGACAGCTGTTGAGCTGGAGGAGCCAGAAGATGCCAGGATCATGCTTAGCAGAGCTGTGGAGTGTTGTCCTACCAGTGTGGAG CTGTGGCTGGCACTGGCCCGGTTAGAAACATACGAGAACGCCCGGCGTGTCCTGAACAAAGCTCGAGAGAACATCCCCACGGATCGCCACATCTGGATCACTGCCGCCAAGCTGGAGGAGGCCAATGGCAACACCCAGATGGTGGACAAGATCATTGACAGAGCCATCACATCTCTGCGCGCCAACGGTGTGGAGATTAACAGAGAGCAGTGGATACAG GATGCAGAGGAGTGTGACAAAGCAGGCAGTGTAGCTACCTGCCAGGCTGTGATCAGAGCTGTCATAGGGATTGGCATTGAGGAGGAGGACCGCAAACACACCTGGATGGAGGATGCAGATAGT TGTGTGGCCCATGGAGCGCTGGAGTGTGCCAGGGCAATCTATGCCCATGCTCTGCAGGTGTTCCCCAGTAAGAAAAGCGTCTGGCTTAGAGCGGCCTACTTTGAGAAGAACAACGGCACCAG GGAGTCTTTGGAGGCCCTGCTACAAAGAGCCGTGGCTCACTGTCCCAAGGCAGAAGTCCTGTGGCTGATGGGTGCCAAGTCCAAGTGGCTGGCTGAGGATGTGCCCGCAGCCAGAAGCATTCTCGCTCTGGCCTTTCAG GCTAACCCAAACAGTGAGGAGATCTGGCTGGCTGCTGTcaagctggagtctgagaataACGAGTATGAAAGAGCCCGTCGACTGCTGGCCAAGGCTCGCAGCAGTGCCCCAACAGCAAgg GTGTTTATGAAGTCAGTGAAGTTGGAGTGGGTGTTGGGAAACATAGAGGCTGCCCAGGAGTTATGCACTGAGGCCCTGAAACACTACGAGGACTTCCCTAAACTTTGGATGATGAGAGGCCAGATAGAAGAacagtgtgaaaacatggacaagGCCAGGGAAGCCTACAACCAAGGG TTGAAAAAGTGTCCCCACTCGGTGGccctgtggctgctgctggccCGTCTAGAAGAGAGAGTGGGACAGCTGACCAGAGCTAGAGCAATCCTGGAGAAGGCACGACTCAAGAACCCCCAGAGCCCTGAGCTATG GTTGGAGTCTGTGAGGCTGGAGTTCCGGGCCGGACTGAAGAACATCTCCAACACACTGATGGCTAAAGCCCTGCAGGAATGTCCCAATTCAG GTATCCTGTGGGCTGAGGCGGTGTTTTTGGAGGCCAGGCCCCAGAGGAAGACTAAGAGTGTGGATGCTTTGAAGAAGTGTGAACATGATCCCCATGTTTTGCTCGCTGTAGCCAA ATTGTTCTGGAGCGAGCGTAAGATCACCAAAGCCAGAGAGTGGTTTCTGAGGACAGTAAAGATTGAGCCAGACCTGGGAGATGCCTGGGCTCTCTTCTACAAGTTTGAGCTGCAGCATGGCACAGAG GAACAGCAGGAAGAGGTGCGAAAGCGCTGTGAGAATGCGGAGCCCCGCCATGGAGAGCTGTGGTGTGCCGAGTCCAAACACGTCCTGAACTGGCAGAAGAAGACAGGAGAGATCTTAGCAGGGGTAGCCAGCAAGATCAAGAACACGTTCTGA